The proteins below come from a single Agrobacterium vitis genomic window:
- a CDS encoding amino acid permease encodes MTGYSDVDKQEDLHILHSMGYAQELERRMSSFSNFAISFSIICILSGGINSLAQATSGAGGAAIGIGWPLGCLISGVFALGMAQIASAYPTAGGLYHWGSILGNRFTGWVTAWFNLIGLVTVLGAINVGTWGFFAGSIAGWFGINVDTTTAGGFANQILFVAAITAAQALINHLGIKLTAKLTDLSGYLILITAIALTIVCLIGVKTWDFSRIWTFTNYSGTPAGDAPVWPQTGSVWYIFALSLLLPIYTITGYDASAHTSEETIKASESVPKGIISSVFWASLFGYIMLLAFLLAIPDMNEAAAQGWNVFFWTLNSVTHPVVANILYLAIFIAQFICGLATVTSVSRMIYAFSRDGGLPASKALSSVSPRFRTPATAIWVGAVLSVLFVWGASLVTIAGASAYTIVVSCTVIFLFLSFAIPIVLGMKVIGTAKWPKMGPWNMGIGAYRFVGLLVILAMVAIFIIGVQPPNQWALYITVGFLALTALIWVLFEQRRFKGPPIGDEVAKRQAEIAAAEKAVGQA; translated from the coding sequence ATGACCGGTTATAGCGACGTCGATAAGCAGGAAGACCTGCATATCCTCCATTCCATGGGCTATGCGCAGGAGCTGGAGCGGCGCATGAGTTCGTTTTCGAACTTTGCGATTTCCTTCTCGATCATTTGCATTCTGTCCGGCGGCATCAATTCGCTGGCCCAGGCGACATCCGGGGCCGGTGGGGCGGCCATCGGCATCGGCTGGCCGTTGGGCTGCCTGATTTCCGGCGTTTTCGCGCTCGGCATGGCACAGATTGCCTCGGCCTATCCCACGGCGGGCGGGCTTTACCATTGGGGTTCGATCCTCGGCAACCGGTTCACCGGCTGGGTGACGGCCTGGTTTAACCTGATCGGTCTGGTCACTGTGCTCGGTGCCATCAATGTCGGCACCTGGGGCTTTTTCGCCGGATCGATTGCCGGCTGGTTCGGCATCAATGTCGATACGACGACGGCAGGCGGCTTTGCCAATCAGATCCTGTTCGTGGCGGCGATCACAGCGGCGCAGGCGCTGATCAACCATCTCGGCATCAAGCTCACCGCCAAGCTGACCGATCTCTCAGGTTATCTGATCTTAATCACCGCCATCGCCTTGACAATCGTCTGCCTGATCGGCGTGAAAACCTGGGATTTCTCTCGCATCTGGACCTTCACCAATTATTCCGGCACGCCGGCTGGCGATGCGCCAGTCTGGCCGCAGACCGGCAGTGTCTGGTATATTTTTGCCCTCAGCCTGCTTTTGCCGATCTATACGATCACCGGCTATGATGCTTCGGCCCACACGTCTGAGGAAACTATCAAGGCTTCGGAATCGGTGCCGAAGGGGATTATTTCCTCGGTCTTCTGGGCATCGCTGTTCGGCTACATCATGTTGCTGGCCTTTCTCCTGGCTATTCCCGATATGAATGAAGCCGCAGCCCAGGGCTGGAACGTGTTCTTCTGGACGTTGAACAGCGTCACCCACCCGGTTGTCGCCAATATCCTGTATCTGGCGATTTTCATCGCGCAGTTCATTTGCGGTCTGGCAACCGTCACCTCGGTGTCGCGGATGATCTATGCCTTTTCGCGTGATGGCGGCCTGCCTGCCTCCAAGGCGCTTTCCAGCGTCAGCCCAAGGTTCCGCACCCCGGCGACAGCCATCTGGGTCGGGGCTGTGCTGTCGGTGCTGTTTGTCTGGGGTGCCTCGCTTGTCACCATTGCTGGGGCCTCGGCCTATACGATTGTCGTGTCCTGCACGGTGATTTTCCTGTTCCTGTCCTTCGCCATTCCGATCGTGCTCGGTATGAAGGTGATCGGTACGGCGAAATGGCCGAAAATGGGACCGTGGAATATGGGGATCGGCGCTTACCGGTTTGTCGGTCTGCTGGTCATCCTGGCCATGGTTGCCATCTTTATCATCGGGGTGCAGCCGCCCAACCAGTGGGCGCTGTATATCACTGTCGGTTTTCTGGCGCTGACGGCGCTGATCTGGGTTCTGTTCGAGCAGCGTCGCTTCAAAGGCCCGCCGATTGGCGATGAAGTGGCAAAGCGGCAGGCGGAAATTGCCGCTGCGGAAAAAGCTGTCGGCCAAGCCTGA
- a CDS encoding iron-containing alcohol dehydrogenase: MKIFANWSYPTDIRVGRGRIEELGEACKSLGMRNPLLVTDRGLAALAITRVAQETLSDAGLEHALFADVDPNPTELNLEAGLAAFRQGGHDGVVAFGGGSGIDLGKCVAFMAGQTRPVWDFAAGTEGWRDANEAAILPVVTVPTTAGTGAEVGRTCVITNTVTHVKTAIFHPKMLPAIVICDPELTVGMPKSITAGTGMDAFAHCLEAYCSPVYHPLGQGIAIEGMRLVKEFLPKAYRDPVDLEARLNMMSAAVMGSIALQKGLGAIHALSHPIGAVYNTHHGTTNAVLMPMVVSFNRKAIERKIEKLAGYLEIQGGFDGFHDFLMVFREDLAIPHNLSELGVPGDRLDDLAAMAIRDASAASNPVKMTLENTTALLAECF, translated from the coding sequence ATGAAAATCTTTGCGAATTGGAGTTATCCGACCGACATCAGGGTCGGGCGCGGTCGGATAGAAGAGCTGGGTGAGGCCTGCAAATCCTTGGGCATGCGCAATCCTTTGCTGGTCACTGACCGTGGGCTGGCAGCGCTGGCGATTACCAGGGTGGCGCAGGAAACGTTGAGTGACGCAGGGCTTGAGCATGCGCTGTTTGCCGATGTCGATCCCAACCCGACGGAGCTTAATCTGGAAGCCGGGCTTGCGGCCTTCCGGCAAGGCGGTCATGACGGTGTCGTTGCCTTTGGCGGAGGCTCCGGCATTGATCTTGGCAAATGCGTGGCGTTCATGGCGGGGCAGACCCGCCCGGTCTGGGATTTCGCTGCTGGCACTGAGGGCTGGCGTGATGCCAACGAGGCGGCAATCCTGCCGGTGGTGACCGTGCCGACCACCGCGGGAACCGGTGCCGAAGTGGGGCGTACCTGCGTAATCACCAATACAGTCACCCACGTCAAGACCGCGATCTTTCATCCGAAAATGCTTCCGGCAATTGTCATTTGCGACCCGGAACTGACAGTCGGCATGCCGAAGTCCATCACCGCTGGCACCGGCATGGATGCCTTCGCCCATTGCCTGGAAGCCTATTGTTCGCCGGTCTACCATCCGCTCGGCCAGGGTATTGCTATCGAGGGGATGCGGTTGGTCAAGGAATTTCTGCCCAAAGCCTATCGTGATCCGGTGGATCTGGAAGCCCGGCTCAACATGATGTCGGCGGCGGTCATGGGGTCGATTGCCCTGCAAAAGGGGCTGGGGGCCATTCACGCGCTGTCGCACCCGATCGGCGCGGTCTATAATACCCATCATGGCACAACCAATGCGGTGTTGATGCCGATGGTGGTGTCTTTCAACCGCAAGGCCATAGAGCGCAAGATCGAGAAACTGGCGGGCTACCTGGAAATCCAGGGCGGCTTCGATGGTTTCCATGATTTTCTGATGGTGTTTCGTGAGGATCTCGCCATTCCTCATAATCTGAGCGAGCTTGGCGTGCCGGGTGACCGGCTGGACGATCTGGCTGCCATGGCGATCCGCGATGCAAGTGCCGCGAGCAATCCTGTCAAGATGACTTTGGAAAATACCACCGCATTGCTGGCGGAATGTTTTTGA
- a CDS encoding ParA family protein, whose protein sequence is MPVISFANAKGGAGKTTAALLLATELAHQGYRICILDADPQRWITQWSEAAGLQHNIEVISEVSVGSLQGHIREGRKTADYVIIDLAGARDAIVTMAIGLSDHVMIPVQGCAMDAKGAAQILDLIEQMRIAGNLVIPHSVVLTRVASMVTTRALLAIKGLLAARGVNVINTPIAERNAFRDIFETGGTVYSMDPAKVSNLDKAQDNSRAFAAEVVHLLPVKVVRSLRPRLLRLIGDAA, encoded by the coding sequence ATGCCAGTCATCTCATTTGCCAATGCCAAGGGCGGCGCAGGTAAAACCACCGCAGCTCTATTGCTTGCCACAGAACTTGCTCATCAGGGCTACCGGATCTGTATTCTCGATGCCGATCCGCAACGCTGGATTACCCAATGGTCGGAAGCCGCGGGTTTGCAGCACAATATCGAAGTCATTTCCGAAGTAAGCGTTGGGTCGCTGCAGGGCCATATCCGGGAAGGCCGCAAAACTGCCGATTACGTTATCATCGATCTGGCCGGTGCGCGGGACGCCATCGTCACCATGGCGATCGGACTTTCCGACCATGTGATGATCCCTGTTCAGGGTTGTGCCATGGACGCCAAGGGAGCCGCCCAGATCCTCGACCTGATCGAACAGATGCGGATCGCCGGTAATCTTGTCATCCCGCATTCGGTGGTTCTGACACGGGTTGCCTCGATGGTGACGACACGGGCACTTCTCGCCATAAAGGGCCTGTTGGCGGCGCGTGGGGTGAATGTTATCAATACTCCGATTGCCGAGCGCAACGCCTTCCGCGATATTTTCGAGACCGGTGGTACTGTCTATTCGATGGACCCGGCCAAGGTCAGCAATCTGGATAAGGCGCAGGACAATTCACGCGCCTTTGCTGCTGAAGTCGTGCATCTGCTTCCGGTAAAAGTGGTGCGCAGCCTGCGCCCGCGCCTTTTGCGGCTGATCGGCGATGCCGCCTGA
- a CDS encoding L,D-transpeptidase family protein, with the protein MQPLWKTGLIVVALLSTVSQPALARSPYTGQNANTVLITPSGEVLDFVPEQGSVMISRDRMGRTVLIDRSGNLIATEMPADMVYGRADRNRYPNDYYPPAPSGGGYDDEDMATGGIPGDQPVERQSLDQGYPQNVNHDPSVSDDALARPASPSTAAPSTLGSSGKAKPEITALQVFLAREGFSPGAIDGHMGMNVQKALEAWQQKTGETLNPNDTDAIMERLRMNGGLPFTSYTLTAADAAGPYVAEIPEDYSQKAAMPSLGYTSTTEMLAEKFHMDEGYLKALNPGVDFTVPGSTVKVVSIGQPHSGRVARIVADKGRKQVLAYGEDGQLITAYPASIGSNDTPSPSGTVQVQRVAFDPGYTYNPKVNFQQGANDKVLNIPPGPNGPVGTVWIALSKPTYGIHGTPEPSKIGRTQSHGCIRLTNWDATELAKMVQPGVTVEFVD; encoded by the coding sequence GTGCAGCCGCTTTGGAAAACTGGTCTCATCGTCGTCGCGCTTCTCTCAACCGTGTCGCAGCCCGCGCTGGCGCGCAGCCCCTATACGGGGCAGAACGCGAATACCGTGCTGATTACGCCCTCGGGAGAAGTTCTGGATTTCGTACCCGAACAAGGCTCGGTGATGATCAGCCGCGACCGCATGGGCCGCACGGTTTTGATTGACCGCTCCGGCAATCTGATCGCCACGGAAATGCCTGCCGACATGGTGTATGGCCGTGCCGACCGTAACCGCTATCCCAATGATTATTATCCGCCAGCTCCTTCTGGCGGCGGCTATGACGACGAGGACATGGCGACCGGCGGCATTCCCGGGGACCAACCCGTTGAGCGCCAATCCCTCGATCAAGGCTACCCACAAAACGTCAACCACGATCCTTCGGTGAGCGACGATGCCTTGGCGCGGCCGGCCTCTCCTTCGACCGCAGCACCGTCGACGCTTGGCAGCAGCGGCAAGGCCAAGCCGGAAATCACCGCGCTTCAGGTCTTTCTTGCCCGCGAAGGATTTTCCCCAGGCGCTATCGACGGCCATATGGGCATGAACGTTCAAAAGGCTCTGGAAGCCTGGCAGCAGAAGACCGGCGAAACGCTGAACCCTAACGACACTGACGCCATCATGGAGCGGCTGCGGATGAATGGCGGCCTGCCCTTCACCAGCTATACGCTGACCGCTGCCGACGCTGCAGGTCCCTATGTGGCTGAAATCCCCGAGGATTACAGCCAGAAGGCTGCGATGCCGTCGCTTGGCTATACATCCACGACGGAAATGCTGGCTGAGAAATTCCATATGGATGAGGGCTATCTGAAGGCACTCAATCCCGGTGTCGATTTCACTGTTCCCGGCAGCACGGTCAAAGTGGTCAGCATCGGCCAGCCCCATAGTGGACGGGTTGCCCGCATCGTTGCCGACAAGGGCCGCAAACAGGTTCTGGCTTACGGCGAGGATGGTCAGTTGATCACCGCCTATCCGGCCAGCATCGGCTCCAATGACACGCCATCGCCATCCGGCACCGTGCAGGTGCAGCGCGTCGCCTTCGATCCCGGCTATACCTATAATCCGAAAGTCAATTTCCAGCAGGGCGCCAATGACAAGGTGCTGAATATTCCGCCAGGCCCGAATGGTCCTGTTGGTACCGTCTGGATTGCCTTGTCCAAGCCCACCTACGGCATCCACGGCACGCCGGAGCCTTCGAAGATCGGTCGCACCCAGAGCCATGGCTGTATCCGCCTGACCAATTGGGATGCAACGGAACTCGCCAAGATGGTGCAGCCGGGCGTCACTGTGGAATTCGTGGACTGA
- a CDS encoding aldose 1-epimerase family protein: MMKLQATKGPIVELDPTSVLDIRTLIIDGVDLSPHRAIPDDGDPRIDHSLEGFLFTCGPDHIRHPEPIGDGSGRRYPLHGSFSSHPATILHQSDSECRAEIPVRHADGGQSLLERHWRIDGETGVVALRDRITNSGHAPFPTMLMYHMNVAAKLFDDAVRLEGAMLDEGGFGWRFGVEPGGVFCVAANGDTAGADGWAEFRLGPIASVGGLTLVVRFDTASLPFLQIWRNQQAPANVVGIEPVSHRWVGREDLAKCGELDLLAPGESREFGLDFFFV; the protein is encoded by the coding sequence ATCATGAAGCTACAGGCAACCAAGGGACCAATCGTTGAGCTGGACCCGACATCGGTTCTGGATATTCGCACATTGATCATCGATGGGGTCGATCTGTCGCCGCATCGGGCCATCCCCGATGATGGCGATCCGCGCATTGACCATTCCCTGGAAGGCTTTCTTTTCACCTGCGGCCCGGACCATATTCGTCACCCGGAACCGATTGGCGATGGCAGCGGTCGTCGCTATCCGCTGCATGGTTCGTTTTCATCACATCCGGCAACGATCCTTCATCAGAGCGACAGTGAGTGCCGGGCTGAAATTCCGGTGCGCCATGCCGATGGCGGCCAGTCGCTTCTGGAGCGCCATTGGCGGATCGACGGTGAAACCGGTGTTGTCGCGCTGCGCGACCGGATCACCAATAGCGGCCATGCGCCGTTTCCCACCATGTTGATGTATCACATGAATGTCGCCGCTAAACTGTTCGACGATGCAGTGCGGTTGGAAGGGGCAATGCTGGACGAAGGCGGTTTCGGTTGGCGTTTCGGCGTAGAGCCGGGCGGAGTGTTCTGCGTTGCCGCCAACGGCGACACGGCGGGAGCGGATGGCTGGGCAGAGTTTCGGCTCGGCCCAATTGCCTCGGTTGGCGGGCTGACGTTGGTGGTGCGTTTTGACACGGCAAGCCTGCCCTTCCTGCAAATCTGGCGCAACCAGCAGGCTCCGGCCAATGTCGTGGGCATCGAGCCGGTCTCGCATCGCTGGGTCGGACGGGAAGATCTCGCCAAGTGCGGCGAACTCGATCTGCTGGCGCCCGGTGAGAGCCGTGAATTCGGGCTGGATTTCTTCTTCGTATAA
- a CDS encoding TIGR01244 family sulfur transferase: MNIRPINEEYSVSGQISLDDLDDIKALGFKSIVCHRPDGEEPGQPDFAAIAARAEELGLTIRHIPVGPMGVTPDAVAAMVDALDDLERPMLGYCRSGARSTATYEHSLRQR; encoded by the coding sequence ATGAATATCAGGCCGATCAACGAGGAATATTCCGTCAGCGGTCAGATCAGTCTGGATGATCTGGATGATATCAAGGCGCTGGGTTTCAAATCCATCGTTTGCCATCGTCCGGATGGCGAAGAGCCCGGCCAGCCGGATTTTGCCGCCATTGCTGCCCGGGCCGAGGAACTTGGGCTTACTATCCGCCATATCCCCGTTGGCCCGATGGGGGTCACGCCGGATGCCGTCGCCGCCATGGTCGACGCGCTTGATGATCTGGAGCGCCCGATGCTCGGCTATTGTCGTTCGGGTGCCCGCTCCACGGCAACCTACGAACACAGCTTGCGCCAGCGTTAA
- a CDS encoding RidA family protein: MSIKRIEPGKRMSGAVVHGNTVYLAGQVGEGTGVTEQSKSALAEVDRLLAAAGSDKSKILQTIIYLSDMSTFAEMNAVWEAWIDPANPPARATSEAALATPDYKVEFIVTAAI, translated from the coding sequence ATGTCCATCAAGCGTATCGAGCCCGGCAAGCGTATGAGCGGTGCTGTCGTCCACGGCAATACCGTCTATCTGGCTGGCCAGGTCGGCGAAGGCACTGGTGTCACCGAACAGTCCAAGTCGGCGCTGGCCGAAGTGGATCGCCTGCTGGCCGCTGCCGGTTCCGACAAGTCGAAGATCCTGCAAACCATCATCTACCTCTCCGACATGTCGACTTTCGCTGAAATGAACGCTGTCTGGGAAGCCTGGATCGACCCCGCCAACCCACCAGCCCGCGCCACCAGCGAAGCTGCTTTGGCAACCCCGGATTACAAGGTCGAGTTCATCGTGACGGCTGCGATTTAA
- a CDS encoding thiamine pyrophosphate-binding protein: MKRTGGQLIVEALKANGVKRVACVPGESYLAVLDALVDSQIETVVCRQEGGAAMMADCWGRLTGEPGICMVTRGPGATNASAGLHIARQDSVPMILFIGQVARDMREREAFQEVEYRRAFTEFAKWVGEIDDVARIPEFISRAFAVATSGRPGPVVLTLPEDVLVEEADAPEARPYMPVDAHPGPSQIAALGAMLEKAERPLVILGGTRWDEASVKAFEDFAAQWKLPVGCSFRRQMLFDHLHPNYAGDVGIGINPALAKEVKEADLILLLGGRFSEMPSSSYTLMDIPYPKQKLVHVYPDPSELGRVYRPDLAICASPKDFVAALASLKAPASPNWAERTKAMHAAYLTWSTPPKTGPGAVQMGPIMEWIEANTAKDAVFTNGAGNYATWLHRFHRFQGYNTQAAPTSGSMGYGLPAAVAAKAQFPEREVICFAGDGCFMMHGQEFITAVRYNLPIIVLLINNSTYGTIRMHQEREYPGRVSATDLVNPDFKAFAQAYGGHGELVEKTEDFAAAFKRARASGKPSIIEIKLDAEAITPTRTLTQIREKS; the protein is encoded by the coding sequence ATGAAAAGAACCGGCGGACAATTGATCGTTGAAGCCCTGAAGGCCAATGGCGTGAAGCGCGTTGCCTGCGTGCCGGGCGAAAGCTATCTGGCGGTGCTGGACGCGCTGGTCGATAGCCAGATTGAAACCGTCGTCTGCCGTCAGGAAGGCGGGGCGGCGATGATGGCCGATTGCTGGGGCCGGCTGACCGGCGAGCCCGGCATTTGCATGGTAACGCGCGGTCCCGGCGCCACCAATGCCTCGGCGGGCCTGCATATCGCCCGGCAGGATTCGGTGCCGATGATCCTGTTTATCGGACAGGTTGCCCGCGACATGCGCGAACGCGAGGCGTTTCAGGAAGTCGAATACCGCCGCGCCTTTACTGAATTTGCCAAATGGGTCGGCGAGATCGATGATGTCGCCCGTATCCCGGAATTTATCAGCCGCGCCTTTGCGGTCGCCACTTCGGGCCGTCCCGGCCCTGTGGTGCTGACCCTGCCGGAAGATGTGCTGGTGGAAGAGGCGGACGCGCCAGAAGCCCGCCCCTATATGCCGGTGGACGCGCATCCCGGCCCTAGCCAGATTGCCGCGCTTGGCGCGATGCTGGAAAAGGCGGAGCGCCCGCTGGTCATTCTCGGAGGCACCCGCTGGGACGAGGCCTCAGTGAAGGCGTTTGAAGATTTTGCCGCGCAGTGGAAACTGCCGGTCGGCTGCTCCTTCCGCCGCCAGATGCTGTTTGACCATCTGCATCCCAATTACGCAGGCGATGTCGGCATCGGCATCAATCCAGCCCTTGCTAAAGAGGTAAAGGAGGCCGATCTGATCCTGTTGCTGGGCGGTCGTTTCTCTGAAATGCCGTCATCGTCCTACACGCTGATGGACATCCCCTACCCCAAGCAAAAGCTGGTGCATGTCTATCCCGACCCGTCAGAGCTTGGCCGCGTCTATCGTCCGGATCTCGCCATCTGCGCCAGCCCCAAGGATTTTGTCGCGGCTTTGGCAAGCCTCAAAGCGCCAGCCTCGCCCAATTGGGCCGAGCGGACAAAAGCCATGCATGCCGCCTATCTGACCTGGTCCACGCCGCCTAAGACCGGACCCGGTGCCGTGCAGATGGGGCCGATCATGGAGTGGATCGAAGCCAATACCGCCAAAGATGCCGTCTTCACCAATGGCGCGGGCAATTACGCCACATGGCTGCACCGCTTCCATCGTTTTCAGGGCTACAACACCCAGGCAGCCCCCACCTCCGGCTCCATGGGCTACGGCCTGCCCGCTGCCGTGGCCGCCAAGGCGCAGTTTCCCGAACGTGAAGTCATCTGCTTTGCCGGAGACGGCTGCTTCATGATGCACGGCCAGGAATTCATCACTGCCGTGCGGTATAACCTTCCGATTATCGTTTTGCTGATCAACAACAGCACCTATGGCACGATCCGCATGCATCAGGAGCGCGAATACCCGGGCCGCGTCAGCGCCACTGATCTGGTGAACCCGGATTTCAAGGCCTTTGCGCAGGCCTATGGCGGACATGGAGAGCTGGTGGAAAAGACTGAGGATTTCGCGGCGGCGTTTAAGCGGGCACGCGCTTCTGGCAAACCGTCGATCATCGAAATCAAGCTGGATGCAGAAGCAATTACGCCGACCCGCACGCTGACACAGATCAGGGAGAAGAGCTGA
- a CDS encoding DMT family transporter: MSTPPRATSGTSSQTPLFSGVTFGLGMMVLSVLVTPLVDVFSKLATQTMPAAEISLARFFFQILFMLPVLMIRRTWPKLSWSNTRLHMIRGGVLCLSMLTFVTALRTMEVADAVAIFFVEPIILTILSGIILKEKIGWRRYLACGTGFIGAMLVVQPSFQEVGAVAFLPIITAFCIAIFAILTRLLSRHQDPFVMQVETGCWAMVFCTIMIAIGQTMDLAMFDLVQPDLTGTIWLVCTGATAAVGGVLGVFAYRAAPPSMLAPLQYLEIVTATLFGWLVFHDLPDALKWLGIAIIIGSGLTIIWRERKHASRPISDSSGPPQP, encoded by the coding sequence ATGTCCACTCCACCGCGTGCCACGTCAGGCACATCCAGCCAAACGCCGTTGTTTTCCGGCGTCACGTTCGGACTTGGCATGATGGTGCTGTCGGTACTGGTCACGCCGCTGGTGGATGTGTTTTCCAAGCTGGCAACGCAAACCATGCCTGCTGCCGAAATCAGCCTTGCCCGGTTTTTCTTTCAGATCCTTTTCATGCTTCCCGTGCTGATGATACGCCGCACCTGGCCGAAACTGTCCTGGTCCAACACCCGCCTGCACATGATCCGTGGCGGGGTGCTGTGCCTGTCGATGCTGACCTTCGTGACCGCGCTGCGCACCATGGAAGTGGCCGATGCCGTGGCAATCTTTTTCGTCGAGCCGATCATCCTGACGATCTTGAGCGGCATTATCCTCAAGGAAAAAATCGGCTGGCGCCGCTACCTCGCCTGTGGCACCGGATTTATCGGCGCCATGCTGGTGGTGCAGCCCAGCTTCCAGGAAGTCGGAGCTGTCGCCTTCCTGCCGATCATCACCGCCTTTTGCATCGCCATTTTTGCAATTTTGACGCGGCTTTTGTCGCGTCATCAGGACCCCTTCGTCATGCAGGTGGAAACCGGCTGCTGGGCCATGGTGTTTTGCACCATCATGATCGCCATAGGCCAGACGATGGACCTCGCCATGTTCGATCTGGTCCAGCCGGACCTGACCGGCACCATCTGGCTTGTCTGCACCGGGGCCACTGCCGCCGTCGGCGGTGTGCTGGGTGTGTTTGCCTATCGCGCAGCACCACCCTCAATGCTGGCCCCGCTGCAATATCTGGAAATCGTCACCGCCACCCTGTTTGGCTGGCTGGTCTTCCATGACCTGCCGGATGCGCTGAAATGGCTGGGCATCGCCATCATCATCGGCTCCGGCCTCACCATCATCTGGCGGGAGCGCAAACACGCATCCCGGCCTATTTCCGACAGCAGCGGGCCGCCACAACCTTAA
- a CDS encoding alpha/beta hydrolase translates to MFDETLYLERPDGARIAYHYHQATDGQAILLVNHGLIEHSRRYRRFAAFMAASGFHVYAHDHRGHGETQAPNAPLGRFARKDGVSLVIEDTKAIRDLAIANHPGLPVLLFGHSMGGLIALRTATEFPESFQALAVWNSNFNNSIETRFARLVLKIERALKGSDVPSLLMAKATFEAWGKSVPGRRTLFDWLSRDDAEVDLYANDPLCRFQASNSLWMDVLDLTAQTATLPRLARLRTDLPIHLVGGGQDPATKGGEATRALDHRLRQSGLTDVTLTLYPAMRHETLNEIGRDEAMAAFRDWARKALGLTAVHSGLE, encoded by the coding sequence ATGTTTGACGAAACGCTTTACCTGGAAAGGCCGGATGGTGCCCGGATCGCCTACCACTACCATCAGGCAACGGATGGGCAGGCCATTCTGCTCGTCAATCACGGGCTGATCGAACATTCGCGTCGCTATCGCCGCTTTGCCGCCTTCATGGCCGCTTCGGGCTTTCACGTTTACGCCCATGACCACCGTGGCCATGGAGAAACCCAAGCCCCGAATGCGCCGCTTGGCCGCTTTGCGCGAAAGGATGGGGTGTCACTGGTGATCGAAGATACCAAGGCAATCCGCGATCTTGCCATTGCCAATCATCCCGGCCTGCCAGTTCTGCTGTTCGGTCATTCCATGGGCGGGCTGATCGCTTTGCGCACTGCCACGGAGTTCCCGGAAAGCTTTCAGGCGCTGGCGGTGTGGAATTCCAATTTCAACAACAGCATCGAGACCCGGTTCGCCCGGCTGGTTCTGAAGATCGAGCGGGCCTTGAAAGGCTCTGACGTGCCAAGCCTGCTGATGGCCAAGGCGACCTTCGAGGCCTGGGGCAAGTCCGTACCCGGCAGGCGCACTCTGTTCGATTGGCTGAGCCGCGATGACGCGGAAGTCGATCTCTATGCCAATGATCCGCTCTGCCGGTTTCAGGCCAGCAATTCCCTATGGATGGACGTGCTTGACCTGACGGCGCAGACCGCCACCCTGCCCCGCCTTGCCCGGCTGCGGACCGACCTGCCCATTCATCTGGTCGGTGGCGGGCAGGACCCGGCCACCAAAGGCGGCGAGGCCACCCGCGCGTTGGATCATCGCCTGCGGCAATCCGGTCTGACCGATGTCACGCTGACCCTTTATCCCGCCATGCGGCATGAAACGCTGAACGAAATTGGTCGTGACGAGGCCATGGCGGCGTTTCGGGATTGGGCACGAAAGGCACTGGGCCTAACGGCAGTTCATTCCGGTTTGGAATGA
- a CDS encoding ribonuclease T2 family protein: MKHFHYLGLAAAVFLAGHPSFAAEKGRTTSILAVSWQPGFCETKPDKPECKSQTADRYDASHFTLHGLWPMRQNYCGVDQADIEADKKSRWTDLPEVTLSASTRQALDRVMPGTQSSLERHEWIKHGTCTGLNQQDYFAEAIALIETLNGSAVNGLFAANVGKTVTQEDVQTSFDASFGPGAGRRVKMSCEQDGNRRIVTELTIGLGDGDAGTPLQERIQAAGSTKFDCNQGIVDPVGLQ, encoded by the coding sequence ATGAAGCATTTTCACTATCTGGGTCTGGCTGCGGCGGTCTTTTTGGCCGGTCATCCGTCTTTCGCAGCGGAAAAAGGCAGGACGACCAGCATTCTGGCCGTCAGTTGGCAGCCGGGTTTTTGCGAGACCAAGCCGGACAAGCCGGAATGCAAGAGCCAGACGGCGGACCGCTATGATGCCAGCCATTTTACCCTGCATGGTCTTTGGCCGATGCGCCAGAACTATTGCGGTGTTGATCAGGCCGATATCGAAGCCGACAAGAAAAGCCGCTGGACCGATCTGCCGGAAGTGACACTGTCTGCCTCCACTCGTCAGGCGCTGGACCGGGTCATGCCCGGCACGCAGTCATCATTGGAACGGCATGAATGGATCAAGCATGGCACCTGCACCGGTCTTAATCAACAAGACTATTTTGCCGAGGCGATCGCGCTGATCGAGACCCTGAACGGTTCGGCGGTCAACGGTCTGTTTGCCGCCAATGTGGGCAAGACGGTCACCCAGGAAGATGTGCAGACATCGTTTGATGCCAGCTTTGGTCCGGGCGCTGGGCGGCGGGTGAAAATGAGCTGTGAACAAGACGGTAACAGACGGATTGTGACGGAATTGACCATAGGACTTGGCGATGGCGATGCCGGGACGCCGCTACAGGAGCGCATCCAGGCGGCAGGCTCAACCAAGTTTGATTGCAATCAAGGTATTGTCGATCCGGTTGGGCTGCAATGA